The DNA sequence gatatatatatatatatatgagggatggatcttgcccgaagcattgatagtgagggatggatttttcctggatggattggccttatacagtactaagtgaatgactgtcagttgatatatatatatatatatatatatatatatatatatatatatatatatatatatatgggatagatcttccctgggcttgattggccatatacaatactgagtgattgagtattttgagatttgagtacatgggttttcactgaggtgcatcattgtgatgacccaaaaggtcatttaatgctttagaactcgaatctacgctTTTAAGTCGTAAAAacctcatttttaccctcctccaTTTGcttgcgcagtccgggcaggtttccggaaagcttttatgttgaaaattgatgaaaataagaatgtttgtcttaaaagttaattttagttgactttggacaaacgttttggtaaatgggcccagatccatgctttgacggtctcggtaggtccgtatcgaattatgggacctgggtgtatgtccggaatcgaatttggaggtccctagcttgagttatgaatttttgatgaaaattaaaagtgtgcaaattatttgtttttaagaattgattgatatttggtattgttgaaatcaggtccgtatttttgttccagaacctggtacaggttcattatgatatttaagacttgtctgtgaaatttggtgagaaacggagttgattttgacgtgattcggacgcccagttgagaaaatagaaattttaaagtgttcttgagaattttatttgatttggtactaaattcgtagttctaggtgtaattttggtgatttgatcacatggtcaagttcgtatgatgtttttacacttgcgtgcatgtttggtttggagccccgagggctcgggtgtgttttgaataggctacagagtgatttggacttagaaaaattgATGGTGTACTTCAGTTGTGCTGCAGGCCTCagccctcgcaaatgcgaagtcagggTTGGAATTTGTAATCACTGAAGAGGTAgcatttgcgaacttctcatcgcaaatgcgaagagaagatGGGCCAGCATGTGTTCGCAATTATGAACTTTTCTTCGCacttgcgaagggagtctggagGGGTATGGATCACAAATGCGAtcttttgtccgcatttgcgaggtcagtgatcgcaattgcgacactttcctcgcatttgcgaagggaagtaggattgtgaaggcttcacaattgcgatagcctctacgcaattgcgaagctcaggtcgcaaatgcgacgcttgcagctgaacaaaatgacttttggacgggaattttcattcatttcccaaattttgacCTAAAACACAATAGGTGATTTTCTTAAGACCACCTCTTCCCCAAATCacaggtaagtgattctaaactggtttctttcaatctttcactatattttTCAAGCTTTCCActtaaaatctaaggttttcatggtagaattaggggttttgggtagaaactaggaatttcggaaatttggggatttagacctcaatttgaggttggattcctaaaccaattatatattcgggcttgtgggtgaatgggtaaatgaattttggtctgaacctcgggttttgaccaagtgggcccggggttgatttttgactttttggagggaaattttggaaatctaaatttatgcaatgtaattgattcctttagcaatatttgatattattgagtcatttttgaatagatacgagtggtctggaggtgaattccaaagaaaatgtTGTGATTGAGAACTAAGGGtccttcagagcaaggtaagcgTTGTATCTAAcactgacttgaggaaattatgaaccttagattacttgctaagtgaaattcatgtgagcggcgtatatgtgaggtgacgagtacttaagcaccgccaatttacttgttttccatgtttctcagtttttttatattgtctcattcatatgcctaattgcgatgtgttatactagtgttcttcaatttatcgttcttatcatgttacGGAtgttctggtgataattgagtttttatttcaaagttggtattgatgttatggaaccaaatgttgaggtaaggtttgtattctatctccctgttgatgtttatgcattgcattatggtaagggagagtgttaatgcacgaagggtgatgtcgtatcatattgtgagtgttaatgcacgaagggtgatgccgtgtcatattgtgagtgttaatgtacgaagggtgatgccgtgtcatattgtgagtgttaatgcacgaagggtgatgtcgtgccatgataagagagttaatgcacaaagggtcatgccgtgccgtttctattgatttttatggtgagattgagagtaaaagcatgaagggttatgccgtgcatttttctttactgtattcactattcctattgattcatgatatattgactgctccggtaatCATTATGTTGTAATTCTTcatcttgtattccccttagtatTCTCTCCTCcagacatttcctgtttagttattcatttctgttatttgtatatacactgttaaattgtacaggttgatttgtaggtgccttgccttagcctcgtcactactttgtcgaggttaggctcgacacttaccagtacatggggtcggttgtactgatgctgcactctacactttctgtgcagattttgatatcggctcaggttgaatgagatttgctactggtccgttgtccagagactcaaggtagatctgtcggcgttcacagaccttgaagtcttcgTCTATCTTTtgtgtcctactattttctttcattcagacaattgtatttctttcagactattacttgtagtaaattctagaatgctcgtgaattgtgactccaaatccgggtggttgtaattaatacagttttatgatatttcacacttaatatatttcatcttagttaattattgttaatcactgaatggaaataaggaattggttaacgattctctaacgttggcttgcctagcaagtgaaatgttaggcgccatcacggtcccgtcggtgggaaattttgggtcgtgacagttggtatcagagcactaggttgcctaggtttcacgattcacgagcaaacttagtagagtctgaaggatcggtacggagatgtctgtgcttatcttctagaagctatgaagtttaggaacaagtttcacatttattcttctctgtcgttCAATTTTGCTTTCTCTATActtattgaactcttctactattattatctcgcagatggcgagaacacgtaccgcttcctcggctgagcagcaaccagagcctctagtgacagctcctacgcggggcagaggtcgaggccgtgccagaggttGAGGCAGGGGCATGGCTCAGCCTATGGCCCGAGCAGCAGacccaacagtggagcctcagatataGCTTGATGAGGGGGTTCCAGCCCAGACGGTTCCTGCCGGAcaagctcaggttccggaggggttcattgaaaccccagtactttaggacgctttggtccgtttggtgggccttatggagagtgtggcctagactggcgcatttcccatggcaccagcagtctctcagacTGGAAGAGGAGCCCAAACTCCTACCACTCCTGcttcggagcagatagctccccagtatcaggctccagtagctcagCCAGTCGTATTAGTTTAGCCAATTATTGTATCACAAGTCGGAGATGAGCCAGCTATGTCTTccaaggctttatggagattggacaggtttaccaagctctttcctattcacttcagtggtgttccttcagaggatccccaggattatCTTGACAACTACCATGAGGTTCTACGAAATATgagtatagtggagaccaatggagtCGATTTTTCTGCATTGCAGATgattggttccgccaagaaatggtggagagattacttgttgaccagaccagctgggttgcctgctcttacttgggaccattTCTCTCAGCTCTTTAtggagaagtttctgcctatcacattgagagaggagcgtcgctgtCAGTTTAAGCGTCTCCAGCATgtcagtatgactattactcagtatgagacccgttttatgTATTTGGCCCgccatgctattcttctgcttcccaccgagagacaGAGGGTGAGGacgtttattgatggacttgatcAGCCTATCAAATtttagatggctaaggagactaggagtgagatttcttttcagccAGCTGCTGATGTCGCTAGAcgggtcgaaatggttcttactcagggaggtcaggggtctgacaggAGACCCCGTCATTccagtgagttcagcggtgcctcatctagaggcaggagtacttttggtagaggccatcctcccagggacgtagttcagggtggtggggcccaaccccggtgttatgctttcccagccaggacTGAGGCTgcgtcatctgacgttgttatcataggtattgtttcagtttgcagtagagatgcttcagttctatttaatCCGGGAtgtacttactcttatgtgtcatcctattttgcttcctatttggttgtgccccgtgattctttgagtagtcctatgtatgtgtccacaccagtgggagatgctattgttatagatcgtgtttattgtttgtgtgtggtcaccattggagATATTGAGACTCGTGTAGGTCTTCTACTTCTTAACATGGTTGATTTTTATGTCATACTAGGTGTGAATTCCCTGTCACCTTATCattctatattagattgtcacaccaagactgtgaccttagccttgcaggggttgcctcgattagagtggagagggaatcttggccattcttccACCAGGGTTATCTctttttgaaggctcgacatatgatcGAGAAGGGGTGCCTAGCTTATTAGGCTTATGTCCGcaattctagtgcagaggttccttccataaaTTCGGTGCTGATTGTtagtgagtttctagaggtgtttcctgcagatctgccggggatgccacccgacggggatattgatttctgcattgatttgtctccgggcactcagcctatttccatttttccatatcgcatggccctgccagagttgaaagaattgaaggagtagttgcaagatttgcttgataagggcttcattagacctagtgtcttgccctggagtgcaccggtattatttgtaaagaagaaagatggctctatgcagatgtgtatagactatcggcagatgaacaaggccactatcaaaaacaaatatccgctgccaagaattgatgacttatttgatcaacttcagggtgccaaggtattttcgaagatcgatttgaaatctggttaccatcagttgaatattagggcatctgatgtccctaaaatagcttttcggactcggtatggtcattatgcgtttctagtgatgtcatttaggctaaCAAATGCCTCAGCAACATTCacggatttgatgaaccgagtgttcaaaccctactttgattcctttgtggttgtatttattgatgatatcttgatctactcccacagtcgagaagagcatgagcaacaccttcggatcgttcttcaaactctgaaagacagccaattatatgctaagttctcaaaatgcgagttttggttgagttcagttgctttctcgGGTCActttgtatcagcagagggtattcaggtgaatcctaagaaaattgaggcagtccagaactggcctagacccacatcagctacagagatccgtagtttcctgggtttggcgggatattaccatctatttgtggaagggttttcatccatagcagctctgttgaccagattgacctagaagggtgccccgttcaggagGTCAGATGGGTGTAAAGCGatcttccagaagctcaagacagctttgactacggcaccggtattggtgtttcccacaggttcaggatcttatacagtatattgtgacgcatatcgtattggtctaggtgcggtattgatgcaggatggcaaggttattgcatatgcttcatagcagctgaaggttcacgagaagaattaccatgttcatgatctagagctggcagccattgttcacacgctgaagatttggaggcactatctttacggcgtgccatgtgaggtattcactgatcattggagattgcagtatttgttcaagtagaaggaactcaattttaggcagaggaggtggctggagctattgaaagactatgatatcaccatattgtatcatcccgggaaggccaacgtggtggccgacactttgagtagaaagtcagtcaatatgggtagccttgcatatattctagttggtgagagaacacttgcattggatgttcatgtcttggccaaccagttcatgaggttagatgtttctgagcccagtcatgttctagcttgtacagtcactcggtcttccttgtttgagcgcatcagaaatcggcaggatgacgatccgcatttacttgtccttagagatacAGTGTGGCACGGTGGTTCCAAGCAGGTTATTGTTGAAAATGACAGAGTTtggaggatgcatggtcgtatttgtgggcctaatgtggttggacttcgtgagttgatccttgaggagtccaacagttcccgatattctattcatccgggcgctgccaagatgtatcaggacttgaggcagcattattggcggaggcgaatgaagaaggacatagttgcctacatagctcggtgcctaaattgcagcaagtaaagtgtgagcattaAAAACCTGAAggtttactttagaggttagatatTACTgcgtggaagtgggagtgtatcactatggattttgttgttgggctcccacagactcagagaaagttcgatgcagtttgggttattatggGCACgatgactaagtcagcgcatttcattcctatggcagttacctattcctcagagcggttggcagagattaacattcgtgagatcgtccgtcttcacagtgtacctgtgtctatcatttctgatcgaggtatgcaatttacctcgcacttttggaggatagttcagcgtgagttgggtacgcgggttgagtttagcataacatttcatccttagacggacggacagtccgagcgtactattcagatcttggagaaaattctccgcgcttgtgttatagactttggaggattGTGGGATCACTTCTTACCCCTTGCAGAGTTcacctacaataacaactaccagtcgagcaatCAGATGGccccctatgaggcattatataataggcggtgtcggtcgccagttgggtggttcgagccgggagaggcttggttgttgggcacatacttagtacaggatgccttggataaggtcaagattattcagaatggacttcgcacaactcagtccaggcaaaagacttatgccgactgtagagttcgtgatgttgcattcatggtcggagagagagtgttacttcgggtatcacccatgaagggtgtaatgaggtgcggaaagaagggcaagttgagccctaggtatatcggaccttttgagattctggagatagtgggagaggtggcttacaggcttgcgttgccacctagtttagcagctgttcatccggtattccatgtgtccatgcttcgaaagtatcacggcgatccatcccatgtgttagattttagctcagtccagttggacaaggatttgacttacgaggaggagccggtggcaattctagctcgacaagttcgccagttgagatcaaagagttacccttcaattcaagtgcattggagaggtcagcctattgaggcagctacttgggagtccgagtccgatatgcggagtagatatccccaccttttcactagcccgggtacttttctatgtccattcgaggacgaacggttgttttagaggtggagaatgtgatgacccaaaaggtaattcgaatttgcgctcttaagccttaaaaatctcatttttaccctcctcgatttgcgtgcgcagtccgggcaggtttcgggaaagcttttatgttgagaATTGATGAATATAAGAATTTTtgtcttaaaagttgattttagttgatttcgatcaacaattttggtaaacgggcccagatccgttctttgacggtctcggtaggtccgtatcgaattatgggacctaggcgtatgcacgaaattgaattcggaggtccctaacttgagttatgaatttttgatgaaaattaaaagtgtgcaaattatttgtttttaagaattgattgatatttggcattgttggTATCGGGTTTGTATTTTTGTTCCGgaacccggtacaggttcattatgatatttatgacttgtctgtgaaatttggtgagaaacggagttgattttgacgtgattcggacgtctagttgagaaaatagaaattttaaagtgttcttgagaattttatttgatttggtactaaatttgtagttctaggtgttattttggcgatttgatcgcgcgagcaagtttgcatgatgtttttagacttgcatgcatgtttggtttggaaccccgaggggtAGGGTgcgttttggataggctacggggtgatttgGACATAGAAAAATAGCTTGTGTGCTTCAGTTGagttgcaggcctcagacctcgcaaatgcgaggtcagggttggcatttgcgatcactgaaGAGGAAGCATTTGCGAaattctcatcgcaaatgcgaagaaaagcTGGGCTAGCCTGTGTTTGCAATTACGAAATTTTCTTAGCATTTtcgaagggagtctgggaggggtatggatagcaaatgcgatcttttgtccgcatttgcgaggtcagtgatCACAATTGCGACACTTTCCTAACATTTGTGAAGGGCAGCAGGATTGTGAAGGCTTCGTAATTGCGATAGCCCCTTCTcaattgcgagcttcgcatttgagaagctcaggtcgcaaatgcgacgcctgcagctgaacaaaatgacttttggacgggaattttcatttatttcccaaattttcaagacctaaaacacaagaggtgaTTTTCTTAAGaccatctcttccccaaatcataggcaAGTGACTCTAAattggtttctttcaatctttcactacatttttcaagatttcaacttaaaatctaaggttttcatggtagaattaggggttttgggtagaaactaaggatttcggaaatttggggatttagacctcaatttgtggtcggattccaaaaccaattatatattcgggctcgtgGGTGAATGgttaaatggattttggtcagaacctcgggttttgacaaagcaggcccggggtcgatttttgactttttggagggaaatttaggaaatctaaatttatgcaatgtaattgattcctttagcaatattggatattatttagtcatttttgaatagatacgagtggtatggaggtgaattccaaaggaaaagctgtgattgagaactATGGgtccttcggagcgaggtaagtgttgtgtctaaccctgacttgaggaaattatgAACCTTAGATTAATTggtaagtgaaattcatgtgagcggcgtatatgtgaggtgacgagtacttatgcgccgccaatttacctgttttccatgtttctcagtgtTTCTTACATTAtttcattcctatgcctaattacgatgtgttatactagtgttcttcaatttatcgttcttatcatgttatggatgttctggtgataattgagtttttatttcaaagttgggattgatgttatggaaccaaatgttgaggtaatgtttgtacttgttattctatctccctgttgatatttatgcattgcattatgcttagggagagtgttaatgcacgaagggtgatgccgtttcatattgtgagtgttaatgcacgaagggtgatgccgtatcatattgtgagtgttaatgcacaaagggtgatgtcgtgccatattgtgaatgttaatgcacaaagagtgatgtcgtgtcatattatgagtgttaatgcacgaagggtgatgtcgtgccatgatatgagagttaatgcacgaagggtgatgccgtgccgtttctattgatttttatggtgagattgagagtaaaagcacaaagggtgatgccgtgcatttttctttactatattcactattcctgttgattcatagtatattgactgctccggtaatcattatgttgtagttcttcatcttgtattccccttagtatgCTCTCCTCCaaacatttcctgtttagttcttcatttctgttatttgtatatacactgttaaattgtacatgttgatttgtaggtgccttaccttagcctcgtcactacttcgtcgaggttaggctcgacacttaccagtacatggggtcggttgtactgatgctgcactctgcactttctgtgcagatttttatatcggctcaggttgatcgagatttgctattggtccattgtccggagactcaaggtagatctgtcggcgttcacagaccttgaagtgtCCGTCTTTtgtgtcctactgttttctttcattcatatagttgtatttctttcagactattacttgtagtaaattctagaatgctcgtgaattgtgacttcagatccgagtggtagtaattaatacagttttatgatattccacacttaatatatttcatcttagttaattattgttaatcacTGAAtgtaaataaggaattggttaacgattctctaacgttggcttgcctagcaagtgaaatattaggcgccatcacgatcccatcgatgggaaattttgggtcgtgagaatcATATATaatatgtacattggcatgtagacatAGAAATGTCATAAACCTCATATAATTTAGAATTGATATATTTTaattgtactgagtttaactgttaaacttgaaagcatgcctacatttttgtattgttatttctacACTGGACTGTACCtattgagttcgtcactactttcagcctaaaggttagtcttgttatttattaagttggttgtattcatactacactatgcacctcgtgtgcaaattcaggtactcccggatacgacgactgctagatttcagagtttattctgttggagactatcaaggtagctgcttggcgtctgcAGAcattgactctctttcctttcaattATTGAATTGTTGTATATTTTCAGATAGTGTATTTATCAGTTAGACGttattattatttagatgcttatgtactcagtgacaccgaattttgggaagtATATTTATAAcattatttgtgagattttttattaaatttaaatattatattttcaaacttaaaagaaagtgtggtttattgaggttgtcggcttgcctagtattgagataggcgccatcatgacatgcgggttttgggtcgtgacatctagaATTTCGCTTTGATAGACATTTGGGGAAAGTTCTAGCAGAATGTTATTGATTCTACCTGTTGAGATCATAATGCTTCTCAATTCCAACACTTTCTCAAATTTGGAGATACTCATTCTTGCCTTCACAAAAATAAAATCATAAACTTGGAAGTTATATGGCATAAATGAAAAAAATTATGTT is a window from the Nicotiana tomentosiformis chromosome 10, ASM39032v3, whole genome shotgun sequence genome containing:
- the LOC138900350 gene encoding uncharacterized protein: MAKETRSEISFQPAADVARRVEMVLTQGGQGSDRRPRHSSEFSGASSRGRSTFGRGHPPRDVVQGGGAQPRCYAFPARTEAASSDVVIIGIVSVCSRDASVLFNPGCTYSYVSSYFASYLVVPRDSLSSPMYVSTPVGDAIVIDRVYCLCVVTIGDIETRVGLLLLNMVDFYVILGVNSLSPYHSILDCHTKTVTLALQGLPRLEWRGNLGHSSTRVISF
- the LOC138900349 gene encoding uncharacterized protein, whose amino-acid sequence is MSSKALWRLDRFTKLFPIHFSGVPSEDPQDYLDNYHEVLRNMSIVETNGVDFSALQMIGSAKKWWRDYLLTRPAGLPALTWDHFSQLFMEKFLPITLREERRCQFKRLQHVSMTITQYETRFMYLARHAILLLPTERQRVRTFIDGLDQPIKF